TTATCCGAAAGTGAGATAATAATGGAAGCGAAACAATTGGCTGAAATGCCAGATCCGTTAAAGTATGAAACTACTGCCTTCCTATACTCTCCTTGTTCCGAGGAGTTTGTCAGTGAACATGCGTACATGCAACATATGCGCATGCATGACCAGGTGAGCCTTCACTGTGAAGCTCTTCAAagttaaagtcaaaatcatttattcaaattagatacaattgtactccttttgatggtcgaaattgttaaacttgtgcaatatagtggtgataactaattacgttacttaaaattaaagctacgagggttccttCCATTGATTTGTGTTCATCTGATAGTGTCAGTCGGAAGCCTTGAACATATTTTTTGTCACACCCTTACAGGGTCTCATGTGTAATGCACCTACATACGAAATGCAAAATTGCTTAAatacaattcaattcaatttatttatttgctgataccaTTTGACATttctatatttcaattttttgacttgtaatattttgacatttatttattttataattgtgaTTCCAGAAGTACCTCcctattaatgtttaatttcatttgaatatgattGTAACTTCTTTTTGctaatttatatgtatattgaaTTTTCTATTGAACTCATCTGAATGATTACTTGAATTATAatgcactagaggatgcctgcgacttcatccgcttggagttaggtttctaaagatcccgtgggaactgtttgattttccgggataaaatgcctatgtcaattaaagggacgcaagctacctcggtatcaaatttcatacaaatcagttaagcggatgggtttttgcgaatcttgtgggaactctgtgattttccgggataaaaagtagcctatgtccgtccccaggatataagctgaccctgtaccgaatttcgtcagaatcggttaaactgtggggccgtgaaaaggtagcagacagacagacgcactttcgcatttataatattagtatggattaaactttaatactttttgataaagagtaaatattttatgtactcaTCGAAAATGTAGATCAAGCTAGCAAATTTCGCACGCCATTTTATGGCAGATtgtgatatgtacctacttaataatgtATGTTACATCTTTTTTGTACTTACAATCATGcaattaataaatgaatatgaatatgaaGGACAGAAATGTAATGCTTTGTTTTGTATTTGGCAGAAAGTTTGTGGAGATGCTGACTGTGGCACGTCTCAAGTATGCAAGCCTCATACAGCCGTGAGCTCCTCACACTCTCCACACCTCACTGAGAACAAGTCAGTACATATACCAATACTATTTCACAGTACACTATTTTTCAAAGTATATATCTTGTACTAATATCCTTATACTATGCGGATAGGACTGTTCGCTCGTTCAGACATCTGCCCTTTTTAGAGTTCCTAAatcctacctcaaaaggaaaaacggaacccttataggaacactttgttgtcagtctgtctgtccgtccatccatccatcggtcgtgtcaagaaaacctatagggtacttcccgttgacctagaatcatgtttggtaggcaggtagatcttatagcacaaataaaggaaaaactccgaaaaccgtgaatttgtggttacatcactgaatatttttttaaaaattaagataactatacaaagtggggtatcatatgaaagggctttacctgtacattctaaaacagatttttatttatttttatgcgtaatagtttttgatttatcaagcaaaatgtcggaaaaatacctgagtatggaaccctcggtgcgcgagtccgactcgcacttggccggttttttaatacatatatcAATACCATTTCTTTCTCTGCCTGCTCTGTACAGCACAGCTTCATGCTAGCGAGCGGCTCCCCAGCACACTGTAGATGCATTCCGATATATCTTACAGGCAGACCATTCCGCTGAGCCAGGCCCCGAGTCCGTCCGCACACTCGCCTCAAACTGCAGGTCAgtgacatcacactaatattataaagccgaaagtttgtgtatgtgtgtatgtatgtgtgtgtgtgtgtgtatgtttgttactccttcacgcaaaaaccactggacggatttggctgaaattcggaacggagatggataatatcctggattagcacgggcgtcagctagtaataaaataaaaatcgacTTCAATAATCACGAAcactaacaagataaagttgaaaagtaaaatccgactgcaatcgtcttaataaactaataagtaatagagcctcaatagctcaacggttgaggagcggactgaattccgaaaggtcgccggttcaaaccccacccgttgcactattgtcgtacccactcctggcactagcttgacgcttaattggaggggaaaggggagtattgtggttaaagaatttattcttaaaagaaattatacaaatttcacAATTAGTCAtgagtattaatcatgattgttaattaaaaattgagtaaaattgttattctgtcacttggtatattttaatgttgttgttcATTTATatacatgagctcagaattttctcctcgttcatttgacatcccactcaatactatagcaaaaaaaaaaaaaaaaaatttggagacctccaccttttttaatgtaacatccgtgttaggtcaatttttttcgtctAAAATATAGCCatgtcacccagacctttacaGTAAATCAATTGACACCCTCATTCATCAGTCATCGCActtgggttttagttttaaactttatcttgtttgaagtttgttaaaaataaatattttgtttcagtcgctcctcTGTCCGCGAGACTTGCGACGAATAACGGAAACAAAGTGCAAGCTGAAGACGCCGATACAGTCCAGAAGAGTAAACTATTTAAAATCAACAATGCGGAACTACACAAGAATTACTACAGTGAAGGTAGTTTACCAATTGAGAAAAATTGGTATACTTGTGATGTATGTAGAAATACGTATGATCGGAAAAGTCTATTAGTCAAACACATAAAGACTCACACTGATATAAAACCATTCGCTTGCAACATTTGCCCATtcaaaactaaatataaatatagtttaaCTACTCACATgcgaactcacacgggtgaaaaactaTTTACTTGCAAGCTATGCGACTACCAGTGCGCATTCAATAGTAATTTCGTGctacacatgagaactcacacgggtgaaaaaccctACACGTGTAAGTTGTGTGAATATAAATTTGCAAGAAATTATGATTTGATAAGGCATATGAAATCCCACACAGGTGAAAAGCCTTTCAATTGTGAGCTATGCGAATACAAATTTTCCGATAAACGCAATTTAGTGAACCACATGAGAAGAACTCACACAGGTGATAAGTCTGTTAGTTGCACTCTATGCGAATATAAATGTGCGTCTAATAGTAATTTAGTGCATCACATGAAGACTCACAGCGCTTCGAGGTCGTATACATGTAAAATGTGCAACTATATATGCGCGCGAAGTAATCATCTGGTggcgcacatgagaactcacacgggtgagaAACCTTACGCTTGTAATGTATGCGAGTACAAATGTGCgcaaaatagtaatttattgagccacatgagaacccacacgcGTGATAAGCCTGTTAGTTGCGAACTGTGCAAATACAAATGTGCGGACGAACGCactttagtgaggcacatgagaactcacacgcgTGGAAAATGTTTCGCTTGCGAGCTATGCGACTACAAATGTGCATCCAGTAGTAATTTTGTGTtccacatgagaactcacacgggtgaaaaaccctACACGTGTAATTTGTGTGAATATAAATTTGCAAGAAACTGTGATTTAATAAGGCActtgagaactcacacgggtgaaaaaccttataGCTGCGAGCTATGCAAATTCAAATGTGTGGACAAACGTAATTTAGTGAGCCACGTGAGAAGGACTCACTCTGGTGAAAAGCCTTTTAGCTGTGATTTATGCGAGATTAAATTTGCTTACAAATATCAGTTGGTAACTCACATGGGATCTCACACTGGTGAACGCCCGGGTGTCGAACTGAAGAGGAGCGGAGTGGAGACATGCTCCGCGggccaatcagattattgatagactagccgatgcccgcgacttcgcccgcgtggatttaggtttttcgaaatcccgtgggaactctttgattttccgggataaaaagtagcccatgtgctaatccaggatattatcatctccatttcaaattttcagccaaatccgttcagtatttttttgcgtgaaagagtaacaaacatacacacacacatacacacatacatacacaaaaactttcgcctttacgatattagtgtgataccacAATAACTTCATCACATCATttgttgtaataattttttttttatcataaagtgttgacagcagtactttactaacattaaaatttaGCCTACGAGTAAAGTTAATAAGTAATGATTATATTTAAGAGTCAGTCCATTGGCTTATCTTAGTTTACAGTTAGTTTTTATTGGAAGAcgctttgttcttgtgttctttaaagtaacataaattgtaataattgatGTATGATATAAGAAATGCGCTCCGATTCGCAACCAATCTGAATTcgccccgaaccaaaaagaggggtgttataagtttgacgtgtgttctgtgtatctgtctgtggcatcgtagctcccaaactaatgaaccgattttaatttagtttgtaacgTGGTGAAGCAGTCGATGGTTCGTCGGCTACTCCGCCACGTACATCGATTAGGATTTATCCTATCGAGGTTTCGGGGAACGGGGGTTTCGAGGAATAAAACCCGGATTACTATCTAAcgtgcttatttatttacaaccttaACCTATCTTGATACAGGCTAGTTTTATCTACACTAGTTATCGACCACGCGGGTATATCGGCGCGGCGATCCGAAATGCTACAGTACGGAACCTACCACCCTTCTAGCGGTGCGGAGCTCTAACGTGTCGCGGGACTCTAATCAACGGACGACCGAGGGTGGGTGTCGCGCGCGCGAGGGGAGAGACGGCGGAGCTGGTTACGGGGCAACGGGTTGCCGCGTACTCCAACACCTCCAGCGTCTATCCTGTGGTTGCGTCTGCCCGAGTTCCCGCGAGCCGACACAGTGTCCACAGAACGACTGGCTGCAGTCGGCGGCCGCGGGCGTTATATACCCGCCCGCGGGTGTCGGTCGGCGGGAGGGCGGCGCGGTGGCGTCGACGGATCATGCATTCGCTGcgtggctggaattttccatcatatctcgtcggtgcgggtacttcggTTTGCTTCgctacaagtttttttttgtttgaaaggtggcttgatcgagagtgttcttagctataatccaagaaaatcggtttaaccgtttgaaagttatcagctcttttctagttactgtaaacttaacttgtagggggtgttattttttaatttacacgtgtcCTTACATGAATCTGAGTAGCGACTCAGTTTAATGTAAGGATATCAGCATTAATTAAAATTGaccatttcatttatttttatggacacTCAATTTTGTGAGATGGGGCTCAAACTCTGCTAAAAATCTACTGTGTGTAAGGAAATACCGATTGCTTATACATACGTACCTTCCTAGCTACTGTAAAATTAGCacttataatacaaaaaataaaaatgtcacCTATTTATATTACGTTTAGTACTATTAAAacctttatttaaaataaattaaaaggcTTAATTTAAAGGCTATTTAGGCATGGCTCTCTTAACGACACgatcaaaagggctcttgccaccatagacgttcctgcgctcattgagccggcagggattagtcgagatgatggcaagagaccggatggattgacgctggttccctgggaaaggggacgggcgctaatgtgggacgcaacgtgcgttgacacattggccccgtgtcatatcagggagacagtatcaagaccgggagccgcagcagaaatggctgaaaacggcaagcggcgcaagtatgcctctcttattgagagttacatttttgttccgtttgccgtggagaccctggggccatggagtcttagtgcaaaaaaaattttacgagacatttcaccgcgtttaatagcctcatcgggtgacagaagggctggctcattttttgcgcaacggatcagcctggctgtccaacgcggaaatgcagccagtattcttggcaccattccacgcgggcatgatttatatagtaattagataaggctagctttaagttttttgtaaaaagtaataaacagtttatttaaataaaaaaaaagaaccttTTGGCTTATTTATGAGACATTTTTgtaacaataacattaaaaacttaaaagtgGTTTAAATCCATTATTGTCCCTTGATCCTATTTCTGAGATGCGGCTACATGCCCAACAATGCTTTATACAACGTCATAGTTTCTGCCGGTGAACAACGCGTTGAACTGAGTGATTACAGTAACGGTTAACGGTTGCCGTTTACATTGGCGTTAAAATGTCCTATTTTCAAGATTGACGTTGACGCTGCTCAAGGTTTAATGAGtgtcaatttttattatcttatttaaaactaatttttgcAGGTGATTCGTTTTTTTGATAGATAATGATAACATTATTTCATACATTCAGTTCATCGTCGGCCGGCGATCAGTGTTTGACaagtttctaaagttacccattCCCACAGTACCTGTGGTGTTGTCAACTTAATTATTAATCTGTGTTAGTCAATAACGTAGTGCTCTGTGGTAGTGCAGTGACTGATCTAAGTATCACTAAGTATACATTACATAATGGGTACATATTATTACCCTAATATaatgctactctatggtatacaCATATTTTGTCAAAAGGGCTATAACCAAGAGCCGCAAAACCGATGCATAATCTTTGACCCATTGACCTAGCTTTGACCCACTTTGACCATGCTTTGTACAAAGACCTTAAACTTCTAACGTTagtaagtgtaaggtctttggctTTGTATGATTTGATTGTATTGATGCTTTGACCATgaataagaatttatttttgacagagCTCAAAGAGCTAAGaggaacccagagccgtaaaataactttaaaaatttttttgacacaaatgttttgaaaaaaaattacagaattttttccttgttttttccaatatttttttattttccaaaattttttgaTTCGCGATTGCTGAGTAATTTTCTGGTGAATAGCGTAATGTGAAATGTACATCGTAGTTTGTTAGCCACTTTCATTGGCCACTGCAAAGGTCGGAGAAACTACAAATCATTGAAAATGCGTTGTTGTGTGCCATTATGCACAAATACTCCCACCAATGTGTCAACATCTGAGTCGAAGGGGATCAGTTTTCACGCGTGAGTTTATTCAATATTTGAGTTTACTCTCACATCCTAGCTGTAGCCGTAGTTAAGGTGATACTTACGCGtgtctccatacaaacgtattacatCTAATAATCTACTATTTGTTGTGCTAGTTCTAAAGCTAAGCCAGATATCGATATATCTCTCCATTATCCGCTTTGtcttaatagaatagaatagatttttattcaaataaacttttacaagtgcttttgaatcgtcaaaatagttaaccactggtttggaatgccattcctaccgagtagaaccagcaagaaactcggcggttgctctttttaattgtccaatttacaataatattccttagtatacaagcaattgcagccctgTGCATTACTACAAtgaatatagtataatattatattgggtGTTAATTTTGATAGTAATGAGTAATGACTCTTGAAACATCTCTGTTTAAGCCAGTATTTGAGGCAAGTTCGTGAGTAAATAAACCATGTAAGAAACTACAAACTTTCCAAAACTATTTGGTGGTGACACATCACATATTTTGCTCTTGAGTTTTCTTGCCCTAAAATGATTGCAATAGCTTGCTCTTGAAACGATCATGGCGAgcgttttttagttttttttcaattatttatctacctacgtagtaccaaaaatttataaaagaaaaaagaataaaagtTCTCATTTGCAAATCTTAAATTTAAAGTATTATACTTATGATATGGTTTCCTCCTACAATATCAAAAGTCTTTAAAAGTTAAGAAGGTTAAACCAGCATTCTAAATGCTGGTTTAATTTGCTTAAACATTAGTTGAGGAAGGTTCACGAGGCTGGCTACTGCTAGTATAACATAAATGGTAATTTCCAGTCTCCCCAGTGATGTGCGTCTGCGTgctgcttggctcagagccctcggcaaacaagacagTCAGCTACCAGACTCTGCTGTGGTCTGCTCCCAGCATTTTCTTGATGATGAAATgtatgaaacagaaagtggcttAAGGCATATTGCTACTGGTGCTGTTCCTTCAACAGTGCAGGTAGTTACTTCTTCATAATGTACCTAATGTTATATATTGTGAATTAGAagtagaaataattttaaactgtTAAATATGTTTCCAGGTTTGCATGATATGCCTAGACACTGACAGCAAGCTGTATCTAATGAGTAAACACAAATTGGAAGAAGCATATGAAAGGTTAACAGGATATCCAGTAAGTTGTTGATTTATGATCCATAGTGATTGTATTATTTCAGGAAtgattgaatattttaattataatagtatTTTGTTTCAGTTGTATGATCAAGGAAACCTGAAACGAACACTTTGTGTACAATGTGCTCAGAGACTAATAAACTTTAGTAgattcagagacaagagcttgagagcccGTGCACTGATGATGGACTTAGTTGAAAAACATGAATTAGTGAGTACTTAAAGCACTACTTCATATAAACTTAATAGATTGCACCTTAGCTGTAATACttgctttttattataatgttaataATGATGTGTTCATTCAAACATCAAATTGTTTACCAACAGATAACACGGCGACATATCAAAGGGATAAACGGCACAAAGAACCAACTAAAGAGTAATTTTGTGATGAAAACTCTAGGACCTGACCACTGTGACTTATACATACTGGACtccacagacaaacagacagaatcaGAGCCAATCGGCTATAGTGCGGTTGTGAAGAATGAAGATAGTTTTGACTCGCCGGTTGATGAAGACATGGAAGTGGCAGAGGAAGATGACAATACTGCAGACAATGTCAATGATGAGTTGGTTGCATGTAACGAGGAGTGCTTCTCTGACAATAGCATAATGTTGGAAACAAAGCTGCTGGATGATGTTATTTGCAAAGCTCTGGAGAACCCAGTATTTGCAGAACAAGTGGCTGAAATACCGGATTTGTTAAAGTGCGAAAGTGCTGCCTTCCAATGTACTTTATGTTCTGAGGAGTTTGTCAGTGAACATGCGTACATGCAACATATGCACATGCATGACCAGGTGAGTCTTCACTATGGAACACTTGCATCAatttgtattcatatgataatgTGTTCAGTCGGACGCTCACACTCAAAGGACAAAAATGTAATgcctttgttttgttttcagcaGAACAGTGACGGTTATGCTGACTGTAGCACGTCTCAAGTATGCAAGCCTCATACAGCCGTGAGCTCCTCACACTCTCCACGCTTCACTGAGAACAAGTCAGTATACCTACCATTACTATTTCACAATACAACATATTTCGGAGTGTACACTTGTACAATATCGTAATTCAATTTTCCTACTCTATGAGTACCTGCTCTGTACAGCACAGCTGCATGCTAGCGAGTGGGTCCCCAGTACACTGTAGATACATTCCAATATATCTTACAGGCAGGCCATTCCTCTGAGCCAGGCCTCGAGCCCGTCTGTACACAGCCCGTCTGCACACTCACCTCAAACTGCAGGTCAGTGACCATTTCACTCATTTATATagcttattatttactagccgacCCTAATAACTTTGTTCCACCTTATAGGCAATAAATGAGCGGATTTTGGATTTTAAGTTAAATTTTTCATaggatgataaataaaaatacaagtgtaaataaaaaattagtaactcctccaacaagtgaaggttacagtaactagaaaagagctgataactttcaaacggctgaaccgattttcttggattatagctaagaatactctcgattcgatcaagccacctttcaaacaaaaaaaactaaatcaaaatcagtttattagtttagaagctatgatgccacagacttTAGACAGACAGCtgtttgggtcggtggttaaaaaaaattaagtatttgaATGATTCTTTATTGGCCATGTATTTTGGTGCATGGGTTGCACTCTTCAGTGGCAGTTCGGCTTGGTTCAACCTAATGGAAGTTAAGCGCTCCGTTTCTATTTTGACGTACATGTCGACTCAATACTGCTGAAGCGATCGACGACACCGCAGCAAATCGTTGTCAGCATTTTGACGAATGATCAAACGATATTCGTAATAATTCATTGAGCTAACCTTCTCGGTAGTTTCttcgccaaaaaaaaaaaacagtagaattagtattttgtatgtaaaactTATATCCATAATTTCAGCACAGTTATAAAGGTGTGTCTAGTGtcaatgaatattaaaaaaaggctt
The Maniola jurtina chromosome 28, ilManJurt1.1, whole genome shotgun sequence DNA segment above includes these coding regions:
- the LOC123879611 gene encoding zinc finger protein 271-like, whose protein sequence is MRCCVPYCENTSTNVSTSDSKGISFHGLPSDVCLRAAWLRALGKQHSQLPDSAVVCSQHFLDDEIYETESGLRQIAAGAVPSTVQVCMICLDTDSKLYPMSKHKLEEAYERLTGYPLYDQGNLKQTLCLQCAQRLLNFSRFRDKSLRARALMMDLVEKHEFITRQHIKMINLTKNQLNSDLVVTMLGPDHCDLYILDSTDKQTESEPIQYISVVKNEESYDSPVDEDMEVAEEDDNTADNVNEEFLSESEIIMEAKQLAEMPDPLKYETTAFLYSPCSEEFVSEHAYMQHMRMHDQKVCGDADCGTSQVCKPHTAVSSSHSPHLTENKQTIPLSQAPSPSAHSPQTAVAPLSARLATNNGNKVQAEDADTVQKSKLFKINNAELHKNYYSEGSLPIEKNWYTCDVCRNTYDRKSLLVKHIKTHTDIKPFACNICPFKTKYKYSLTTHMRTHTGEKLFTCKLCDYQCAFNSNFVLHMRTHTGEKPYTCKLCEYKFARNYDLIRHMKSHTGEKPFNCELCEYKFSDKRNLVNHMRRTHTGDKSVSCTLCEYKCASNSNLVHHMKTHSASRSYTCKMCNYICARSNHLVAHMRTHTGEKPYACNVCEYKCAQNSNLLSHMRTHTRDKPVSCELCKYKCADERTLVRHMRTHTRGKCFACELCDYKCASSSNFVFHMRTHTGEKPYTCNLCEYKFARNCDLIRHLRTHTGEKPYSCELCKFKCVDKRNLVSHVRRTHSGEKPFSCDLCEIKFAYKYQLVTHMGSHTGERPGVELKRSGVETCSAGQSDY